The following are encoded in a window of Astyanax mexicanus isolate ESR-SI-001 chromosome 6, AstMex3_surface, whole genome shotgun sequence genomic DNA:
- the LOC111193382 gene encoding fibrous sheath-interacting protein 2-like isoform X2 encodes MFDLDKIDFSALMAKPKGTKVFVPDKCKVQFFRGKLGQSLSSDRQDCDFGDPKMSKKLGDYNCLHDKYLKKFFRHPEKKKRLIKLGLISRHGKVQCSVKEFNDYVEHLKSTPLKQDTSEFKQPSLHMTCQSKGSSRPEKKERRMKQKLTNQDKDERTLLTHSYTLERDYDQFFDFKTEKEPEELQLIDLEEEEQEEEGESFQTGVADVLVEDIDQTPREETVEMTTSKPILPLETEKKLKKKKSSSLTWINVQDSSTIQEKMEETCKEDDSRGSIWSIFKRVWKAVKRPKSAPSVI; translated from the exons ATGTTTGACCTGGATAAAATTGACTTTTCTGCTCTAATGGCGAAACCAAAAGGGACAAAGGTGTTTGTGCCTGATAAATGTAAGGTGCAGTTCTTCCGGGGCAAACTGGGACAGAGT CTTTCTTCTGATAGACAAGATTGTGACTTCGGAGACCCTAAAATGTCCAAGAAACTCGGGGATTACAACTGCCTGCACGATAAATACTTAAAGAAGTTCTTCAGACATCCAGAGAAAAAGAAGAGGCTCATAAAACTTGGCCTAATTTCTCggcatggaaaa GTCCAGTGCTCCGTAAAGGAATTTAATGACTACGTTGAGCACCTGAAGAGCACCCCACTGAAACAG GATACATCAGAATTCAAGCAGCCCAGCTTACATATGACCTGCCAGAGCAAGGGCTCCAGCCGCCCGGAGAAGAAGGAGAGGCGCATGAAACAAAAACTAACTAATCAGGATAAGGATGAACGCACATTACTTACACATTCTTACACATTAGAGCGTGATTATGATCAGTTTTTTGATTTCAAGACTGAGAAAGAGCCTGAGGAGCTGCAGCTGATAGACCtcgaggaggaggagcaggaggaggagggggagagcTTCCAAACTGGGGTGGCTGATGTTTTAGTGGAGGACATAGACCAAACTCCTAGAGAGGAAACGGTGGAG ATGACAACATCAAAGCCAATCCTCCCACTCGAAACTGAGAAGAagctgaagaaaaagaaatcttcCAGTTTGACTTGGATAAATGTCCAAGATTCATCCACCATCCAGGAGAAAATGGAGGAAACTTGTAAAGAAGATGACAGCCGAG GCTCGATCTGGTCCATCTTTAAGAGAGTCTGGAAGGCAGTAAAGCGCCCCAAATCAGCTCCTTCTGTCATCTAA
- the LOC111193382 gene encoding uncharacterized protein LOC111193382 isoform X1, producing the protein MFDLDKIDFSALMAKPKGTKVFVPDKCKVQFFRGKLGQSLSSDRQDCDFGDPKMSKKLGDYNCLHDKYLKKFFRHPEKKKRLIKLGLISRHGKVQCSVKEFNDYVEHLKSTPLKQDTSEFKQPSLQMTCQSKDSSRPEKKERRMKQKLTNQDKDERTLLTHSYTLERDYDQFFDFKTEKEPEELQLIDLEEEEQEEEGESFQTGVADVLVEDIDQTPREETVEMTTSKPILPLETEKKLKKKKSSSLTWINVQDSSTIQEKMEETCKEDDSRGSIWSIFKRVWKAVKRPKSAPSVI; encoded by the exons ATGTTTGACCTGGATAAAATTGACTTTTCTGCTCTAATGGCGAAACCAAAAGGGACAAAGGTGTTTGTGCCTGATAAATGTAAGGTGCAGTTCTTCCGGGGCAAACTGGGACAGAGT CTTTCTTCTGATAGACAAGATTGTGACTTCGGAGACCCTAAAATGTCCAAGAAACTCGGGGATTACAACTGCCTGCACGATAAATACTTAAAGAAGTTCTTCAGACATCCAGAGAAAAAGAAGAGGCTCATAAAACTTGGCCTAATTTCTCggcatggaaaa GTCCAGTGCTCCGTAAAGGAATTTAATGACTACGTTGAGCACCTGAAGAGCACCCCACTGAAACAG GATACATCAGAATTCAAGCAGCCCAGCTTACAAATGACCTGCCAGAGCAAGGACTCCAG CCGCCCGGAGAAGAAGGAGAGGCGCATGAAACAAAAACTAACTAATCAGGATAAGGATGAACGCACATTACTTACACATTCTTACACATTAGAGCGTGATTATGATCAGTTTTTTGATTTCAAGACTGAGAAAGAGCCTGAGGAGCTGCAGCTGATAGACCtcgaggaggaggagcaggaggaggagggggagagcTTCCAAACTGGGGTGGCTGATGTTTTAGTGGAGGACATAGACCAAACTCCTAGAGAGGAAACGGTGGAG ATGACAACATCAAAGCCAATCCTCCCACTCGAAACTGAGAAGAagctgaagaaaaagaaatcttcCAGTTTGACTTGGATAAATGTCCAAGATTCATCCACCATCCAGGAGAAAATGGAGGAAACTTGTAAAGAAGATGACAGCCGAG GCTCGATCTGGTCCATCTTTAAGAGAGTCTGGAAGGCAGTAAAGCGCCCCAAATCAGCTCCTTCTGTCATCTAA